Proteins from a genomic interval of Halopseudomonas litoralis:
- a CDS encoding acyltransferase — protein MAYLTKEQLQAVGFKAVGENVKVSDKASIYNPGTIVLGDHSRIDDFCILSGKVSIGRYCHITPMCLVAGGSPGVKLADFCTLAYGVKVFAQSDDYSGAAMANSLIPKKFKNEYLAEVILERQVIVGAGSIIFPGVTVREGCSVGAMTLISKSTEPWGIYAGSPMRRIKDRKQDLLELEAQFLKEQQA, from the coding sequence ATGGCTTATTTAACCAAAGAGCAGCTACAGGCGGTGGGGTTCAAAGCTGTAGGTGAAAACGTAAAAGTTAGCGATAAAGCGAGTATCTATAATCCTGGAACCATCGTCTTAGGTGACCATTCGCGGATCGACGACTTCTGTATTCTGTCAGGGAAGGTATCGATTGGGAGATATTGTCATATTACTCCGATGTGCCTGGTTGCTGGTGGTTCTCCAGGTGTAAAGCTTGCGGACTTCTGCACCTTAGCTTACGGGGTCAAGGTTTTTGCTCAGTCTGATGATTACAGCGGCGCTGCGATGGCGAACTCTCTGATTCCAAAGAAGTTTAAAAACGAATATCTGGCCGAAGTCATTCTGGAAAGACAAGTAATCGTTGGTGCTGGGTCGATCATCTTCCCGGGGGTGACGGTTCGGGAAGGATGTTCAGTCGGTGCTATGACGCTGATTAGTAAAAGCACCGAGCCGTGGGGTATTTACGCAGGCAGTCCTATGCGCAGAATCAAAGACCGAAAACAGGATTTGTTGGAACTCGAAGCACAATTTCTTAAAGAGCAGCAAGCATGA
- the rfbA gene encoding glucose-1-phosphate thymidylyltransferase RfbA, which produces MKGIILAGGSGTRLYPITLGISKQLLPVYDKPMIYYPLSVLMLAGIRDILIITTPEDQSGFQRALGNGEQFGINLSYKVQPSPDGLAQAFIIGEEFIGNDSVCLVLGDNLFYGQGFTPKLHEAVNQVEELGGATVFGYQVKDPERFGVVEFDSAQKAISIEEKPSKPKSHFAVTGLYFYDSKVVDIAKAVQPSARGELEITDVNRAYLEKGELNVNLLGRGFAWLDTGTHESLLEAAQFVATIEKRQGYKIACLEEIGYNSGWLTRQQLEQQAKQLQKNNYGEYLSALVRAEG; this is translated from the coding sequence GTGAAAGGAATAATACTTGCGGGCGGCTCCGGAACCCGCCTGTACCCCATAACACTCGGCATCTCAAAACAACTCCTGCCGGTGTACGACAAGCCCATGATCTACTACCCGCTGTCCGTACTCATGCTGGCAGGCATCCGCGATATTCTCATCATAACCACCCCAGAAGATCAGTCTGGCTTCCAACGTGCGCTTGGCAACGGTGAACAATTTGGTATCAATCTTAGCTACAAGGTTCAGCCAAGCCCGGATGGTCTCGCTCAGGCTTTTATCATTGGAGAAGAGTTCATCGGTAATGACAGCGTTTGTCTGGTACTGGGCGACAACCTCTTTTACGGGCAGGGGTTTACTCCCAAACTCCACGAGGCTGTGAATCAAGTTGAAGAGCTGGGCGGGGCAACAGTGTTCGGGTACCAGGTTAAAGACCCGGAACGTTTCGGCGTAGTGGAGTTCGATAGTGCTCAGAAAGCTATCTCTATCGAAGAAAAGCCCTCTAAACCAAAATCACACTTTGCGGTAACCGGTTTGTATTTTTACGACAGTAAGGTGGTCGATATTGCCAAAGCTGTTCAACCATCAGCTCGTGGTGAGCTGGAAATTACAGACGTAAACCGAGCGTATTTGGAAAAAGGTGAGTTAAACGTCAACCTATTAGGGAGAGGATTTGCCTGGCTGGATACTGGCACCCATGAAAGCTTGCTTGAGGCTGCGCAATTTGTGGCAACCATTGAAAAGCGTCAAGGTTATAAAATCGCTTGTCTTGAAGAGATTGGTTATAACAGTGGTTGGTTGACTAGACAGCAACTTGAACAGCAGGCCAAACAGCTCCAAAAGAATAACTACGGTGAATATTTGAGCGCTTTGGTTAGGGCGGAGGGGTAG
- the rfbB gene encoding dTDP-glucose 4,6-dehydratase — MKLLITGGAGFIGSAVIRHIINNTDNEVINLDKLTYAGNLESLAEVSASERYSFEQVDICDRAEVDHVLAKHQPDAIMHLAAESHVDRSIDGPADFIQTNIVGTYTLLESTRQYWQTLAPAERVRFRFHHISTDEVYGDLPYPTHLGAFVEGGREGEEPFLFTEQTPYAPSSPYSASKASSDHLVRAWQRTYGLPVLITNCSNNYGPYHFPEKLIPLVILNAIEGKPLPVYGEGDQIRDWLYVDDHARALYKVLTEGKTGETYNIGGHNEKQNIVVVQTICDILQHLLPKDSSYRDQIIFVQDRPGHDRRYAIDASKIQRELGWVPEETFESGIQKTVLWYLANRDWCQRVQDGSYQRERLGVSKPDSPKGPNDERGAVPA, encoded by the coding sequence ATGAAACTACTAATAACCGGCGGTGCCGGCTTCATAGGCTCCGCCGTAATTCGCCACATCATAAACAACACTGATAATGAAGTAATTAACCTCGACAAGCTTACCTACGCCGGCAATCTGGAAAGCCTGGCCGAGGTAAGCGCCAGCGAGCGTTACAGTTTCGAGCAGGTGGACATCTGTGACCGTGCGGAAGTAGACCATGTATTGGCCAAACACCAACCCGACGCCATTATGCATCTCGCAGCCGAAAGCCATGTAGATCGCTCTATCGATGGTCCTGCTGACTTCATCCAGACAAATATCGTGGGTACCTACACATTGCTGGAATCGACCCGCCAGTATTGGCAGACGCTTGCGCCTGCAGAGAGAGTCCGATTCCGTTTCCACCACATCAGCACAGACGAGGTGTATGGGGATCTGCCCTATCCCACACATCTCGGTGCTTTTGTAGAGGGAGGGAGGGAGGGGGAGGAGCCCTTCCTGTTCACAGAGCAAACTCCCTATGCTCCCAGCAGCCCATATTCAGCGAGCAAAGCCAGTTCGGATCACCTGGTCCGCGCTTGGCAAAGGACTTACGGCCTGCCGGTTTTGATCACCAACTGCAGCAATAACTATGGTCCGTACCATTTCCCGGAAAAGCTCATACCACTGGTGATTCTCAATGCCATCGAGGGCAAACCCCTACCCGTTTACGGCGAGGGCGACCAGATTCGCGATTGGCTCTACGTTGATGACCATGCAAGGGCGCTGTACAAAGTTCTTACGGAAGGCAAAACGGGTGAAACCTACAATATCGGTGGCCACAATGAGAAACAGAACATCGTGGTAGTGCAGACCATCTGCGATATCCTTCAACACCTGTTGCCCAAGGATAGTTCTTATCGCGATCAAATCATTTTCGTCCAGGATCGGCCCGGCCATGATCGCCGCTATGCCATCGATGCAAGCAAGATCCAACGGGAGTTGGGCTGGGTGCCCGAAGAAACTTTCGAGTCTGGCATCCAAAAAACTGTGTTGTGGTACTTGGCTAACCGCGACTGGTGCCAACGAGTACAAGACGGCAGCTACCAACGCGAACGCCTCGGAGTGTCAAAGCCAGATTCTCCGAAGGGCCCCAACGATGAGAGGGGAGCTGTCCCTGCGTAG
- a CDS encoding N-acetylneuraminate synthase family protein has product MNQPFIEIAGRKIGNDFPPLVIAEIGINHEGSLQTAFDMVDAAHAAGIEVVKHQTHVVDDEMSGAAKKVIPGNANVSIFEIMERCALSESDEIKLKEYVEAKGMIFISTPFSRAAANRLAKMDVPAFKIGSGECNNYPLLKHIAGFGKPVILSTGMNDIESIRKAVDIFSQAGVPLALLHTTNLYPTPPELVRLGALEEMMREFPEVVMGLSDHTISNHACFAAVALGASILERHFTDRMDRPGPDIINSMDPGAASELIEGSELIWKMRGGSKKAAPEEAVTIDFAFASVVSIKDIEKGQVFTEENIWVKRPGTGKILAEHYESLIGKKASRTLAADEQLSWDDIVND; this is encoded by the coding sequence ATGAATCAACCTTTCATCGAAATAGCAGGAAGAAAAATCGGCAACGACTTTCCTCCGCTTGTTATAGCGGAAATTGGAATAAACCATGAAGGAAGCCTTCAGACTGCATTCGACATGGTGGATGCAGCTCATGCAGCCGGTATAGAAGTAGTAAAACATCAGACACACGTCGTGGATGATGAGATGTCCGGAGCAGCGAAAAAGGTTATTCCAGGTAACGCAAATGTCTCCATATTTGAAATCATGGAACGCTGCGCCCTATCGGAAAGCGACGAGATTAAGCTCAAGGAGTACGTTGAAGCAAAAGGCATGATCTTCATCAGCACCCCTTTTTCTCGGGCAGCAGCAAACCGCCTGGCTAAAATGGATGTGCCAGCTTTCAAGATCGGCTCGGGCGAGTGCAACAACTATCCGCTACTGAAGCACATTGCTGGTTTTGGAAAACCCGTCATTCTGAGTACCGGGATGAATGATATTGAAAGTATCCGCAAGGCCGTCGATATTTTTTCCCAGGCGGGCGTCCCACTTGCCCTGCTCCACACCACAAATCTCTACCCAACCCCACCGGAACTGGTTCGCCTGGGTGCGTTAGAAGAAATGATGCGCGAGTTCCCTGAGGTGGTTATGGGGCTATCGGATCACACCATTTCCAACCATGCGTGTTTTGCAGCCGTCGCTCTGGGCGCATCAATTCTGGAGCGGCATTTCACCGACAGAATGGATCGTCCAGGTCCGGACATAATCAACTCCATGGATCCCGGCGCCGCGTCAGAACTGATCGAAGGCTCCGAGCTGATATGGAAAATGCGAGGCGGTAGCAAAAAGGCAGCTCCAGAAGAAGCAGTCACAATAGACTTTGCCTTCGCGAGTGTCGTAAGCATCAAGGATATTGAGAAAGGCCAGGTCTTTACCGAAGAAAACATCTGGGTCAAGCGGCCCGGCACCGGAAAAATTCTCGCCGAACACTATGAGTCCCTTATCGGAAAAAAAGCCAGCAGGACGCTCGCGGCAGATGAGCAGTTGAGCTGGGACGATATCGTAAATGACTAA
- the neuC gene encoding UDP-N-acetylglucosamine 2-epimerase, with protein MTKRILFISGTRADFGKIKPLIKSVQDSDAFKYGVFVTGMHLMSRYGLTVNEIKKSGFDQIHTYINQIPGEDMESILANTITGLSRYLHEHQYDLIVVHGDRVEALAGATVGALRNILVAHIEGGEVSGTIDELMRHAITKMSHIHFVGSDTARKRLVQLGENPTSIFTIGSPDIDVMLSDSLPDINDAKKRYDIQFDNFSIAMLHPVTTLPELQAQHANIFVDSLIKSDLNYIVIYPNNDAGSENILQAYKRLEGRANFRVFPSLRFEYFLALLKKSKFIIGNSSAGIHEAPVYSVPTVNVGERQHNRIKHSSVYNVDFKEVDILEAISSLPATKNSPPLFHYGNGDSAAKFMEALGDDGLWTRSRQKYFQDIEFDNDKR; from the coding sequence ATGACTAAGAGAATATTATTTATCTCTGGCACCCGGGCTGACTTTGGAAAGATAAAGCCCCTGATAAAATCTGTTCAAGATTCCGATGCTTTTAAGTATGGGGTTTTTGTCACCGGCATGCATTTGATGTCAAGATACGGACTAACTGTAAACGAAATCAAAAAGTCCGGGTTTGACCAGATCCATACCTATATAAATCAGATACCGGGAGAGGATATGGAATCCATCCTGGCTAACACTATAACCGGGCTGAGTCGCTATCTACATGAGCATCAGTATGATCTGATTGTAGTGCACGGCGATAGAGTCGAAGCCCTGGCGGGCGCAACCGTGGGCGCTCTCAGAAATATTCTTGTCGCTCACATCGAGGGTGGGGAAGTCTCTGGGACAATTGACGAACTGATGCGACATGCAATTACCAAGATGTCACATATACATTTCGTAGGGAGCGATACGGCACGAAAAAGGCTAGTACAGCTGGGTGAGAATCCCACCAGCATTTTCACCATCGGATCCCCGGATATCGACGTCATGCTCTCGGACAGCCTGCCCGATATAAATGATGCCAAAAAACGATATGACATCCAGTTTGACAACTTTTCGATCGCCATGCTGCACCCGGTTACGACATTACCTGAACTACAAGCCCAACACGCCAATATCTTTGTCGATAGCCTGATCAAGAGCGATTTGAACTATATCGTTATCTACCCAAACAATGATGCGGGATCAGAAAATATTCTACAGGCGTATAAAAGACTGGAAGGGAGGGCGAACTTCAGGGTTTTCCCCTCATTACGCTTCGAGTACTTTCTAGCTTTGCTGAAAAAATCAAAATTCATAATTGGAAATTCAAGCGCCGGAATTCACGAAGCCCCGGTGTACTCAGTACCAACAGTTAACGTCGGCGAGAGGCAACACAACCGCATCAAACACTCCAGTGTTTATAATGTGGACTTTAAAGAAGTGGATATTCTGGAGGCAATTTCGAGCCTGCCTGCCACCAAGAATTCCCCTCCACTATTCCATTATGGCAATGGCGACAGCGCAGCCAAGTTTATGGAAGCGCTCGGAGATGATGGGCTTTGGACTAGGTCCCGGCAGAAATACTTTCAAGACATTGAGTTCGACAATGATAAACGGTAA